One stretch of Leadbetterella byssophila DSM 17132 DNA includes these proteins:
- the deoC gene encoding deoxyribose-phosphate aldolase, whose translation MSSEHIRNEGIPYSTEYFDHININRSAVERRASSLPARRTVKKEYQAAWLLKAVNCIDLTTLSGDDTAGNVYRLCQKALQPVRQDILQALGFEDLTVGAVCVYHNMISDAKKALGSSSLPIAAVSTGFPAGKIPLEQKLQEIKASVAAGATEIDIVISRELVLNNKWEELYEEVKACREACGEAHMKTILATGEIPTLTKVAKASWVSMMAGSDFIKTSTGKEAVNATLPVSLVMVRAIREFYELTGVKVGYKPAGGIQKAKQALDFLILIKEELGVEWLNNQLFRFGASSLLGDIERQLEHYVTGSYSASYRHAMA comes from the coding sequence ATGAGTTCTGAACATATAAGGAATGAGGGCATACCCTATTCCACTGAATACTTTGACCACATAAACATCAACAGGTCAGCAGTAGAACGAAGAGCGTCCAGTCTACCTGCCAGAAGAACAGTCAAAAAAGAGTACCAGGCAGCTTGGTTATTAAAAGCTGTCAACTGTATAGACCTTACTACGCTTTCCGGTGATGATACGGCCGGTAATGTTTATAGATTGTGCCAAAAGGCCTTGCAGCCCGTTCGTCAAGATATACTTCAGGCATTGGGCTTTGAAGACCTAACCGTAGGTGCGGTTTGCGTTTATCATAACATGATTTCAGACGCTAAAAAAGCCTTAGGATCATCCTCCTTACCCATTGCAGCCGTGTCCACAGGCTTCCCGGCAGGTAAGATTCCGTTGGAACAAAAACTACAGGAAATCAAAGCGTCAGTAGCTGCAGGCGCCACGGAAATTGACATCGTGATTAGCCGAGAATTAGTTCTGAACAATAAATGGGAAGAATTATATGAGGAAGTCAAAGCCTGTAGAGAAGCCTGCGGTGAAGCTCACATGAAGACCATTCTGGCCACCGGAGAGATTCCTACTTTGACGAAAGTGGCTAAAGCCTCCTGGGTAAGTATGATGGCCGGCTCTGATTTCATAAAGACCAGTACCGGGAAAGAAGCCGTTAATGCTACTCTACCAGTAAGCTTAGTTATGGTGAGAGCCATCAGAGAATTTTACGAACTGACCGGTGTAAAGGTAGGTTATAAACCTGCTGGCGGAATTCAGAAAGCCAAGCAAGCCTTAGACTTCCTAATACTAATCAAAGAAGAACTGGGAGTAGAATGGCTGAATAATCAGCTCTTCCGCTTCGGAGCTAGTAGTCTTCTTGGAGACATCGAGAGACAATTAGAACATTATGTAACAGGCAGTTACTCTGCATCTTATCGCCATGCTATGGCATAA
- a CDS encoding phosphopentomutase produces MKRVILIVLDSVGIGELPDAHLYGDTGSNTLGHIVERFPDIKIPHLTALGLGNIVPENALPKTDAPQAAYGRAKEKSAGKDTTTGHWEISGCVLDKPFPTFEQFPKAFMDAFEAAIGTKTIGNYSASGTAIINELGDEHVRTGFPIVYTSADSVFQVAMHEEIIPVERQYEICAIAREMLSGELEVGRVIARPFLGTSGQYYRTKNRKDYATLPPHTVLDAISTEGKGVYAIGKIVDIFAGKGISRYQKTKNNQEGVEKTLEALQSASEAFIFTNLVDFDMEYGHRRDVQGYAKALEEFDAALPALMGAMKEEDLLIITADHGNDPTAPGTDHTREHIPILVVGKDVKKGNHLGTLECFADIAATVAEYLEVPYSTSGISFLPKVL; encoded by the coding sequence ATGAAACGTGTCATCCTAATCGTTCTCGATTCAGTAGGTATAGGTGAGTTACCTGACGCGCATTTGTATGGCGATACAGGTTCAAATACCTTGGGGCACATCGTAGAACGTTTCCCGGATATCAAAATTCCTCATCTCACTGCTTTAGGCTTAGGGAACATTGTACCTGAAAATGCTTTACCAAAAACAGACGCGCCACAGGCAGCCTATGGCCGAGCTAAAGAGAAATCAGCAGGAAAAGATACAACCACGGGACATTGGGAGATTTCCGGCTGTGTTCTGGACAAACCCTTCCCTACTTTTGAGCAGTTTCCTAAAGCCTTCATGGACGCCTTTGAAGCTGCTATTGGGACAAAAACCATAGGTAACTACTCCGCTTCCGGAACGGCAATTATTAACGAACTAGGTGACGAGCACGTACGTACCGGTTTTCCTATAGTTTATACTTCTGCAGACAGCGTATTCCAAGTAGCCATGCATGAAGAAATCATCCCTGTAGAAAGACAATACGAGATCTGTGCCATCGCCAGAGAAATGTTGAGCGGAGAATTAGAAGTAGGCCGAGTAATTGCCAGACCATTCCTGGGAACTTCCGGTCAGTATTATAGAACGAAGAACAGAAAAGACTATGCTACCTTACCTCCGCATACCGTTTTAGATGCCATTTCCACAGAAGGTAAAGGAGTGTATGCTATAGGTAAGATTGTAGACATCTTTGCGGGCAAGGGGATTAGTAGATATCAAAAGACAAAGAACAACCAGGAAGGTGTAGAAAAAACCCTAGAAGCTCTTCAATCTGCATCTGAAGCATTCATCTTCACTAATCTGGTGGACTTTGACATGGAATACGGCCACCGTAGAGATGTGCAAGGATATGCAAAAGCCTTAGAGGAATTTGATGCTGCCTTACCCGCCTTGATGGGTGCCATGAAAGAGGAAGACTTATTGATTATCACAGCAGATCATGGAAATGATCCTACAGCTCCGGGAACAGATCATACCAGAGAACATATCCCTATTTTAGTAGTAGGTAAAGACGTGAAGAAGGGAAACCACTTGGGAACCCTAGAATGCTTTGCAGATATAGCTGCCACGGTAGCGGAGTATTTAGAAGTTCCTTATTCTACATCAGGAATAAGTTTTTTACCTAAGGTGCTATAA
- a CDS encoding transmembrane 220 family protein, translated as MKYLMYFLVLLYVLCAIVQYNDPDPLVWILAYLLPAYLCFYRSKGKGDATLYLALGLLYVLWAINQFPPQWEGLMFENLSMKTINVELGRESLGLGLCAIGMFLCAIKK; from the coding sequence ATGAAGTATTTAATGTATTTTCTTGTCTTGCTATATGTCCTATGTGCCATAGTGCAATACAACGACCCAGATCCGCTAGTTTGGATTTTAGCTTATCTTCTTCCTGCTTATCTATGTTTTTATAGATCCAAAGGTAAGGGTGACGCTACTTTGTATCTGGCCTTAGGTTTACTGTATGTGCTTTGGGCCATCAATCAATTTCCTCCTCAATGGGAAGGATTAATGTTTGAGAACCTCAGTATGAAAACCATCAATGTGGAGCTGGGAAGAGAATCCTTGGGATTAGGCCTTTGTGCTATAGGAATGTTCCTTTGTGCAATAAAAAAATAA
- the carB gene encoding carbamoyl-phosphate synthase large subunit: MPKNPSIKSVLIIGSGPIVIGQACEFDYSGSQAARSIRQEGIEVALINSNPATIMTDPMNADYVYLKPLEKKSISEILKKHEEMGKPITHVLPTMGGQTALNLAIDCDKAGIWKKHNIEIIGVDIKAIETTEDRELFRKKMLELKVGVCKGRTAKSFLEGKEIAQETGFPLVIRPSYTLGGTGGGFVNTPEEFDAALNHGLHASPVHEVLVEQSIMGWKEYELELLRDHNGNIVIICTIENFDPMGVHTGDSITVAPAMTLPDTIYQKMRDMAIRMMNGIGQFAGGCNVQFALNPETDDIIAIEINPRVSRSSALASKATGYPIAKIAAKMAIGYNLDELINPITGSTSAFFEPAIDYVIVKVPRWNFDKFPGSDRRLGLQMKSVGETMGIGRNFQEALQKACQSLEIKRNGLGADGREERDQEKLKQSLANPSWDRLFHVYDAFKAGLSFNTIQNLTKIDKWFLRQIEEMVILEGQVQKYNLDSIPRDLLLSAKKMGYADRQLAHLLRCMESEVTLKRKELGIKRAFKCVDTCSAEFEAHTPYYYSTFNLSDENPDNESVVSDKKKVIVLGSGPNRIGQGIEFDYSCVHGVLAAKESGYETIMINCNPETVSTDPDISDKLYFEPVFWENVFDIIEYEKPDGVIVQLGGQTALKMAEKLTKYGVKIIGTSYEALDLAEDRGRFSTKLQELNIPYPKFDTVRTADKASEVAKELGFPLLVRPSYVLGGQSMKIVINEEELEQHVVKILNDIPDNNILLDHFLENAIEAEADAICDGEDAYIIGIMEHIEPAGIHSGDSYAVLPPFDLSENVLRQIEEYTKKIAIALDTKGLINIQFAIKDEVVYVIEANPRASRTVPFICKAYQEPYVNYATKVMLGAKKVKDFNFKPVKEGYAIKIPVFSFNKFPNVNKELGPEMKSTGEGIYFIEDLTDDFFLKVYAERNLYLSR; the protein is encoded by the coding sequence ATGCCAAAAAATCCAAGTATCAAGTCTGTTTTAATCATTGGTTCAGGCCCCATTGTAATCGGCCAAGCCTGTGAATTTGATTATTCTGGCTCTCAGGCCGCACGTTCTATTCGTCAGGAAGGAATAGAGGTAGCTTTGATTAACTCTAATCCGGCTACCATCATGACTGACCCAATGAACGCAGATTATGTGTATCTGAAACCATTGGAGAAGAAGTCCATCTCCGAAATCCTTAAAAAGCATGAGGAAATGGGCAAACCTATCACACATGTGCTTCCGACTATGGGTGGACAGACGGCCCTAAACCTAGCTATCGATTGTGATAAAGCAGGAATTTGGAAAAAACATAATATAGAAATCATTGGTGTAGACATAAAAGCTATTGAAACCACGGAAGACCGCGAGCTTTTCAGAAAGAAAATGCTTGAGTTAAAGGTGGGAGTATGTAAAGGTCGTACCGCGAAGTCTTTTTTAGAAGGTAAAGAGATAGCGCAGGAGACTGGCTTCCCTCTAGTAATTCGTCCTTCTTATACCTTAGGTGGTACAGGTGGTGGATTCGTAAACACCCCTGAAGAATTTGATGCAGCCTTAAATCACGGTTTACATGCCTCCCCCGTACATGAAGTATTGGTAGAACAATCCATCATGGGATGGAAAGAATACGAATTAGAATTACTACGTGACCATAACGGTAATATTGTTATCATCTGTACCATAGAGAACTTTGACCCTATGGGTGTACATACAGGAGATTCTATAACCGTAGCTCCTGCCATGACCCTTCCGGATACCATCTACCAAAAGATGCGTGATATGGCTATCCGCATGATGAACGGAATTGGTCAGTTCGCCGGTGGATGTAACGTACAGTTTGCCTTGAATCCGGAAACAGATGATATCATCGCTATCGAAATCAACCCTCGTGTTAGCCGCTCTTCTGCCTTAGCTTCTAAGGCTACAGGATACCCTATCGCGAAGATTGCAGCGAAGATGGCTATAGGTTACAACTTAGACGAGTTAATTAACCCTATCACCGGATCTACTTCAGCTTTCTTTGAACCAGCTATAGATTATGTAATCGTGAAGGTTCCTAGATGGAACTTCGATAAATTCCCGGGTTCTGACAGACGTCTTGGACTTCAAATGAAATCTGTGGGTGAAACCATGGGTATTGGTAGAAACTTCCAGGAAGCTCTGCAAAAAGCCTGTCAATCTCTTGAAATCAAGAGAAACGGTTTAGGAGCTGACGGTAGAGAAGAAAGAGATCAAGAGAAATTAAAACAAAGCTTGGCTAATCCATCTTGGGATAGATTATTCCATGTCTATGATGCATTCAAAGCTGGCTTGTCTTTCAATACCATTCAAAACCTGACTAAGATTGATAAATGGTTCTTACGTCAGATCGAAGAGATGGTTATTTTGGAAGGACAAGTCCAAAAATATAACCTAGACAGCATCCCTAGAGACCTTCTACTTTCTGCTAAGAAAATGGGTTACGCTGACCGTCAGTTGGCCCACTTGCTACGCTGCATGGAAAGTGAAGTGACTCTTAAAAGAAAAGAACTAGGGATCAAGAGGGCATTCAAATGCGTAGACACATGTTCTGCTGAATTTGAGGCGCACACTCCTTATTACTACTCTACCTTTAATCTTTCTGATGAGAATCCAGATAATGAATCTGTAGTTTCTGATAAGAAGAAGGTGATAGTTTTGGGTTCCGGCCCTAACCGTATAGGCCAGGGTATTGAATTTGACTACTCTTGTGTACACGGAGTATTAGCAGCGAAGGAGTCGGGTTATGAGACTATCATGATCAACTGTAACCCGGAAACGGTATCCACTGACCCGGATATTTCTGACAAACTTTACTTTGAACCTGTATTCTGGGAAAACGTATTTGATATCATCGAATATGAAAAACCTGACGGAGTAATTGTACAGTTGGGTGGACAAACCGCCCTTAAGATGGCTGAGAAACTTACTAAATACGGAGTTAAGATCATTGGTACCTCATATGAAGCCCTTGACTTAGCAGAAGACAGAGGTAGATTCTCTACAAAATTGCAAGAGCTAAACATTCCTTATCCTAAGTTTGACACGGTAAGAACAGCTGACAAAGCTTCAGAGGTGGCCAAAGAACTAGGATTCCCTCTTCTGGTTCGTCCTTCTTATGTATTAGGTGGACAGAGCATGAAGATCGTGATCAATGAGGAGGAATTGGAGCAACACGTAGTGAAAATCCTGAACGATATCCCGGATAACAATATCCTTCTGGATCACTTCTTAGAGAATGCCATTGAAGCTGAAGCAGATGCAATTTGCGATGGAGAAGATGCCTATATCATAGGAATCATGGAGCATATTGAACCTGCAGGTATACACTCCGGCGACTCCTATGCTGTCTTACCTCCATTTGACCTAAGCGAAAATGTACTTAGACAAATTGAAGAATATACGAAGAAAATCGCGATAGCATTAGATACTAAAGGTCTGATCAATATCCAGTTCGCCATTAAGGACGAGGTGGTGTATGTGATCGAAGCTAACCCAAGAGCATCCAGAACCGTACCTTTCATCTGTAAGGCTTATCAGGAACCTTATGTAAACTATGCAACTAAGGTAATGTTAGGAGCAAAGAAGGTGAAAGATTTCAACTTCAAACCGGTGAAAGAAGGGTATGCCATCAAGATCCCGGTATTCTCTTTCAATAAATTCCCGAATGTAAACAAGGAATTAGGGCCTGAAATGAAGAGTACGGGTGAAGGAATATACTTCATAGAAGATCTCACAGACGACTTCTTCTTGAAAGTATATGCGGAAAGAAACCTGTATCTATCAAGATAA
- a CDS encoding ATP-dependent DNA helicase has product MDFFEEQLHYNFHLSPTKGQKELFRKLSKFMEDEDERTIFLLKGYAGTGKTSVLESFMKAAPTLNYSVNLLAPTGRAAKVMQQYTKRFASTIHRKIYRQKDVSGLPQFSLVKNKENQTVYLVDEASMISELGELGSNGLLRDLISYVFSGERNKLILIGDEAQLPPVHLAISPALDKQHLEGYYHAKVYSHTLTEVMRQNAGSGILVNATALRDQLPLEEIEVKFNTKGFKDFYRMPAEKLEDGLRYCYDKYGLENTIVLTQSNKNAVQYNQFIRNRILYYEAEVDYGDTLMVVKNNYQTLPSESQAGFLANGEFVKVKRIGSEEEMHGFRFLNVTLSLVDYPDDPEIDTLILLDTLFSPLPNLSGEDSKKLYESVVEDYAWVKTAKERKKMIREDKYLNALQVKFAYALTCHKSQGGQWDAVFIDQFYLREETQSPEFLRWLYTAVTRGMKEVFLVNFPDKFFV; this is encoded by the coding sequence ATGGATTTTTTCGAGGAGCAGCTGCATTATAATTTTCACCTTAGCCCTACAAAAGGACAAAAAGAACTATTCAGGAAACTGAGCAAGTTCATGGAGGATGAAGACGAAAGAACCATTTTCCTGCTTAAAGGATATGCCGGTACAGGGAAAACCTCTGTACTGGAATCATTCATGAAAGCAGCTCCTACCCTAAACTACTCGGTTAACCTCCTAGCACCAACAGGTAGAGCAGCCAAAGTGATGCAACAGTACACCAAGAGATTTGCATCTACCATACATAGAAAAATCTACCGACAAAAAGACGTTTCCGGCTTACCCCAATTCAGTCTGGTCAAAAACAAAGAGAATCAAACCGTTTATCTCGTAGATGAAGCCTCCATGATTTCAGAATTAGGAGAGTTAGGAAGTAACGGTCTATTAAGAGATCTGATTTCTTATGTTTTTTCAGGAGAAAGAAACAAACTTATCCTGATTGGAGATGAGGCACAGTTGCCTCCCGTACATCTGGCTATAAGTCCGGCATTGGATAAACAACACCTGGAAGGATACTATCACGCTAAGGTATACTCCCACACCCTTACGGAAGTGATGCGACAAAACGCAGGCTCCGGAATCCTGGTCAATGCTACAGCACTTCGTGACCAACTTCCTCTCGAAGAAATAGAAGTCAAGTTCAATACCAAAGGATTCAAGGACTTTTACCGAATGCCGGCAGAAAAACTGGAAGACGGGCTACGATACTGCTACGACAAATATGGTCTCGAGAATACTATAGTATTAACTCAAAGCAATAAAAACGCTGTTCAATATAACCAATTCATTAGAAACAGAATTCTATATTACGAAGCGGAGGTGGACTATGGCGACACGCTAATGGTGGTAAAAAACAATTACCAAACCCTTCCTTCCGAGTCGCAAGCCGGATTCTTGGCTAACGGCGAGTTTGTAAAAGTAAAAAGAATAGGCAGTGAAGAGGAGATGCATGGATTCAGATTCCTGAACGTTACCCTTTCCTTAGTGGACTACCCCGATGATCCGGAGATTGACACCCTAATCCTCCTGGACACCCTGTTTTCTCCTTTACCTAACCTTTCTGGGGAAGACAGTAAGAAGCTTTATGAAAGCGTAGTAGAAGATTACGCCTGGGTGAAGACGGCGAAAGAAAGGAAGAAAATGATCCGAGAAGATAAGTACCTGAACGCCTTACAGGTGAAATTCGCCTATGCACTGACCTGTCATAAATCACAAGGTGGACAGTGGGATGCGGTGTTCATAGATCAATTCTATCTACGGGAAGAAACACAATCCCCGGAATTCCTTAGATGGCTATACACTGCAGTGACCAGAGGTATGAAAGAGGTATTTCTAGTGAATTTCCCAGACAAATTCTTTGTATAA